GCTGTCTTGCTCATTCAGCTATACGGATTGCATGAAAAAGAGTTGCCTGAAAACTCTCCTGGTTGGGTAAAATCCCGCCTTTCCAGGAGCTTCATAGAAATGATAGGATAGAAGCAAGAGCTGCTGCTGTACAAATGAGAGGGGGGCGCGAGCGATGATGAACCACCTATCCAGGCCGTTGCCGCAGGTCGTGAATCAGGAATCGGATCTGTCTTTGCCATACGAAGGCATGGATGCCGAACGGGCGAGTCAATTTTGCCAGCGGCTGATCACGATGATCAACGAGTTTGACAGGAATCTGGACGAAGAGCATCAAGTGGCCATGCGCCTGGTGAGCTTTGGCCAGTCGATCACCTTCCACGTCACCCATTTGGGCTATTGCGACCCGAGTCTGATCCGTTTTTACGGAACGCTGGAAAATGGATCGTTAGTGGAGTTGATTCAGCATGTCTCCCAAATCAGCTTTCTCCTCATGGCCGTCAAGCGGGTCAATCCGATTGAGCCCAAGAAGCCGATCGGGTTTCTCTCCAAGTCGGAATGATAGAGCCGGATCCGGCTTTCTCGTTTGTCTACAGAGAGACCGAGAGTGAACAGAGAAAGCTCAGCAAAAAATAGCCGACACCTGCCCATAAAAGCAAGCCGTGTGAAACAGGTTCCGCCTGGTACACGGCTTTTTCCTGTTTTTCGTCCCCGGCCCCCATATAGGGATCAGCAGTTCCTTCGACTTGCCGCAGGAAATCTTCCTGCCGCCGCCACGATGCGAAAAAACGCTTGCAGCTCAGCCAAAAAGCCGTAAAAAACCCCCCGTGAATCACAAACAGGACGCCCCAAGCCATCAGGACCAGCAAAGACCCGTAGGAAAGGCCGTCTACCCATCCCTGCCACGTAGGCTGATTCGCGAAAAAGAGTGCATACAGCGTGGCAAACAGGGGCGGTCCGGCGAGGCTGGAGAGCATGTGAAAAGTGCTGCGAAGAGGTTGGCTACGCATAGACCCCACTCCTTTCCCGAAAAAACTCGAATCTTGTCAAAGAATAAAGAAATAAAATTCCAAAGAAAACAGCATTTTTTTGAAATTAAACTTGACTGACAATTCAGAATAATAGTATTTTGTTGTTAGTATATCGTAACAAAAATGGAATAGCTGGCAAAGTACGACAAATTTGAAAGGTGGGGGAGGAGGCAAACATGATCCACATAAAAAAGAGCGTTTCGCTTGTTCTCGCATTTTTACTGGCCTTTACTGTGAGCGGCTGCAATTTTAACTCGGAACAGAGCAATACCAATACCCAGACGCCAGGCACCGCAGAACAGCCTTCGCAACAGCCTGCGGCGAAAAAGGTTTTGCGCATCTACGAGACGGATGAGGTGCCGACGCTGGACACCGCGCACGCGCACGACAGCGCTTCTTTTGCCGTGCTGAACAACAGCATGGAGGGCTTGTACCGCAGAGACCCCAACAGCCAGCCGTACCTGGCGATGGCGGAAAAGCATGACGTCAGTCCCGACAGCCTGGTTCACACCTTTACGATCCGCTCGAATGCCAAATGGAGCAACGGCGACCCGGTCACCGCCCATGATTTCGAATACGCCTGGAAGCGGGTCTACGAGGAAGCGGGCCATTACAGCTTCATGTTTGAGACAGCGGCGATTCTCCATGCTCCCCAAATCCAGAAAGGCGAAAAAAAGCCGGAGGAGCTGGGGGTAAAGGCACTGGATGAGCGGACGCTGGAGGTAAAGCTGGAGTACCCCAATCCGCTGTTGAACCAGCTGCTTTCTTTCCCGACCTTCTTCCCGCAGAAAAAGGAGTTCGTGGAAAGCCAGAAAGACAAGTTCGGGCTGGAGTACAATACGACGCTCTACAACGGCCCCTTCATGCTGACAGACTGGAAGCATGAGCAAGGCTGGACCTTTGAAAAGAACCCTCACTACTGGGAGACGGATAAAATCAAAGTGGATCAAATCGATGTCTATGTCGTGAAAGATGTGGCGACGGCGCTGACCCTGTATGAATCCGGACAGCTGGACAGGGTCTCCCTCAACTCCTCTTTTGTGGATCAGTACCGCGACAAGGAAGGGTTCACGACGATCAAGGACCCGTCCATCCGCTTCCTCCGGTTTAACCACACGCATCCCGCGCTCGCCAATGCCAACATCCGCCGCGCGATCAACATGGCCTGGGATAAGGAAGGGTTGACCAACGTGATCCTCAATGACGGCGCTACGCCTCTGTACGGAGTGGTGCCAGGCGGCTTCTTCTTCTCGCCGGAAGGCAAAGACTACCGGGAGCTGAACGGAGAGATCAACAAAGGCACGGTAGAGCAAGCCCAGGAACTGTGGAAGAAAGGGCTGCAGGAAGTAGGCGTCAGCGAGGTAAAGGTAGCGCTGAACCTGGCCGACACCGATCAGCAGAAAAAAGTGGGCGAGTTCCTCAAGAATCAGCTGGAAAAGAATCTGCCCGGCTTTACGATGG
This sequence is a window from Brevibacillus composti. Protein-coding genes within it:
- a CDS encoding DUF6173 family protein — protein: MMNHLSRPLPQVVNQESDLSLPYEGMDAERASQFCQRLITMINEFDRNLDEEHQVAMRLVSFGQSITFHVTHLGYCDPSLIRFYGTLENGSLVELIQHVSQISFLLMAVKRVNPIEPKKPIGFLSKSE
- a CDS encoding peptide ABC transporter substrate-binding protein, which translates into the protein MIHIKKSVSLVLAFLLAFTVSGCNFNSEQSNTNTQTPGTAEQPSQQPAAKKVLRIYETDEVPTLDTAHAHDSASFAVLNNSMEGLYRRDPNSQPYLAMAEKHDVSPDSLVHTFTIRSNAKWSNGDPVTAHDFEYAWKRVYEEAGHYSFMFETAAILHAPQIQKGEKKPEELGVKALDERTLEVKLEYPNPLLNQLLSFPTFFPQKKEFVESQKDKFGLEYNTTLYNGPFMLTDWKHEQGWTFEKNPHYWETDKIKVDQIDVYVVKDVATALTLYESGQLDRVSLNSSFVDQYRDKEGFTTIKDPSIRFLRFNHTHPALANANIRRAINMAWDKEGLTNVILNDGATPLYGVVPGGFFFSPEGKDYRELNGEINKGTVEQAQELWKKGLQEVGVSEVKVALNLADTDQQKKVGEFLKNQLEKNLPGFTMELKSVPTSQRLELEKAITYDISISSWGPDYSDPMTYLDMWVTGGSANRMKYSNPKYDEMVKQAKTETDLSKRFQIMLELEKMLLVEDVAIAPLYQEGLAILQRPTVKDYVVLPTAPKYNYQWVDIVSP
- a CDS encoding DUF3899 domain-containing protein; translated protein: MRSQPLRSTFHMLSSLAGPPLFATLYALFFANQPTWQGWVDGLSYGSLLVLMAWGVLFVIHGGFFTAFWLSCKRFFASWRRQEDFLRQVEGTADPYMGAGDEKQEKAVYQAEPVSHGLLLWAGVGYFLLSFLCSLSVSL